A window of Aeromicrobium sp. A1-2 contains these coding sequences:
- a CDS encoding S9 family peptidase produces the protein MDRRSMIALMAAASLAACTSRTPENRSDALQVIRYGDDSQQFGELTRPSGTSKGVVVVIHGGFWRAQYDLSLGRPLVTSLVEQGWTAYNLEYRRVGDGGGWPQTFDDVADGIDALATVDDLDTSKVITLGHSAGGHLGVWAAGRTRLTGTPWAVPKVPVTAAIAQAGVIDLAAAVRDNLGNGATQAFMGSTGGERYVAADPSRQIPLDVPVRCVHGSADDTVPPSQSIGYVERAKAAGSDAELIEVAGDHFVVIDPSSQAWARTLETLETL, from the coding sequence GTGGACCGACGGAGCATGATCGCGTTGATGGCGGCCGCGAGCCTCGCGGCCTGCACTTCGCGCACCCCGGAAAACAGGAGCGATGCCTTGCAGGTGATCAGATATGGCGACGACTCGCAGCAGTTCGGCGAGCTGACGCGGCCGAGCGGCACGTCCAAGGGTGTCGTCGTGGTGATCCACGGCGGCTTCTGGCGTGCGCAGTACGACTTGTCGCTGGGTCGGCCGCTCGTGACGTCGCTGGTCGAGCAGGGCTGGACCGCCTACAACCTGGAGTACCGCCGGGTCGGTGACGGCGGTGGCTGGCCGCAGACCTTCGACGATGTCGCCGACGGCATCGACGCACTGGCGACCGTCGACGACCTCGACACCTCGAAGGTCATCACGCTGGGGCACTCGGCGGGTGGCCACCTCGGCGTCTGGGCCGCCGGTCGAACGCGATTGACCGGGACACCATGGGCCGTGCCAAAGGTGCCCGTCACGGCTGCGATCGCGCAGGCCGGGGTCATCGATCTGGCGGCCGCCGTGCGGGACAATCTCGGCAATGGCGCGACGCAGGCCTTCATGGGATCCACCGGTGGCGAGCGCTACGTCGCGGCAGACCCCAGCCGACAGATCCCGCTCGACGTACCGGTTCGCTGCGTCCACGGCAGCGCGGACGACACCGTCCCGCCCAGCCAGTCGATCGGTTACGTTGAGCGGGCGAAGGCGGCCGGTTCGGACGCCGAGCTGATCGAGGTGGCTGGTGATCACTTCGTCGTGATCGATCCGTCGTCGCAAGCTTGGGCGCGGACCCTCGAGACCTTGGAGACCCTGTGA
- a CDS encoding 1-acyl-sn-glycerol-3-phosphate acyltransferase, translating to MIYAGLVNLVRLASWIGGHQIVRLGPRRLPATGGAVLAINHTSYVDFAYMGVEGRTRDKRLVRFMGKVELRKNPILRWLMWGCKVIPVDRSAGHNSYVAAVNELRKGEIVGIYPEATISMSYEIKAMKSGAARMALEADVPIIPSIVWGSQRIAPKGRSKSLGRTGTPVMIAIGEPIRALGTADELTATLQTAMIALLHEVQEAYGEHPSGAAWVPARLGGSAPTPTEALALETRSS from the coding sequence GTGATCTACGCCGGACTCGTCAACCTCGTCCGTCTCGCCAGCTGGATCGGCGGTCACCAGATCGTCCGGCTCGGTCCCCGCCGGCTCCCTGCGACGGGCGGTGCCGTCCTGGCGATCAACCACACGAGCTACGTCGACTTCGCCTACATGGGCGTCGAGGGCCGCACTCGCGACAAGCGCCTCGTCCGGTTCATGGGCAAGGTCGAGCTCCGCAAGAACCCGATCCTGCGCTGGCTCATGTGGGGGTGCAAGGTCATTCCGGTCGACCGCTCGGCCGGCCACAACTCGTACGTCGCTGCAGTCAACGAGCTGCGGAAGGGCGAGATCGTCGGCATCTACCCCGAAGCAACGATCAGCATGAGCTACGAGATCAAAGCCATGAAGTCCGGCGCCGCCCGCATGGCCCTCGAGGCAGACGTGCCGATCATCCCGAGCATCGTGTGGGGCTCGCAGCGGATCGCACCCAAGGGGCGATCCAAGAGTCTGGGCCGCACCGGGACTCCGGTGATGATCGCGATCGGCGAGCCGATCCGCGCGCTCGGCACCGCCGATGAGCTCACTGCCACACTGCAGACCGCGATGATCGCGCTCCTTCACGAGGTGCAGGAGGCCTACGGTGAGCATCCCTCGGGCGCGGCCTGGGTGCCGGCCCGTCTCGGCGGATCGGCACCGACCCCCACCGAAGCCCTGGCACTGGAAACCAGATCGAGCTGA
- a CDS encoding AMP-binding protein, whose protein sequence is MTATPSRTAGPTDASLLEETIGANLVATAAAHGGREALVDVPSGRRWTYDELLADVDAVALGLLALGITQGDRVGIWAPNCPEWTLVQYATARIGAVLVNINPAYRTHELSFVVGQSGMRAIVAVPEFKGSSFAEMIDASRGENPALTDVVLIGGDSWDALVDSGRAQDRSMLDEIGAGLQSGDAINIQYTSGTTGFPKGATLSHRNILNNGWFVGELLDYTEVDRICIPVPFYHCFGMVMGNLAATSHGACMVIPAPAFDPAATLQAVADERCSSLYGVPTMFIAMLSEPGLDALDLSALRTGIMAGSPCPVETMKQVIERLGMTEVSICYGMTETSPVSMQTRTDDSIERRVSTVGRVGPHLEVTIVDPVTGDVLPRNQAGELCTRGYSVMLGYWDQPDKTAEAIDADGWMHTGDLGVMDDDGYVNITGRIKDMVIRGGENIYPREIEEFLLTHPDVLDAQVIGVPDYKYGEELMAWIRMKPETVALDSGTLREFCRGKLAHYKIPRYVHLVDEFPMTITGKVRKVEMREAAHDLLI, encoded by the coding sequence ATGACTGCCACACCCAGCCGCACTGCCGGACCCACCGATGCGAGCCTGCTCGAGGAGACGATCGGGGCGAACCTGGTCGCGACGGCCGCCGCGCACGGCGGACGCGAGGCGCTGGTCGACGTGCCGAGCGGACGTCGGTGGACGTACGACGAGCTGCTCGCGGACGTCGACGCCGTGGCGCTGGGCCTGCTCGCGCTGGGGATCACGCAGGGCGACCGGGTCGGCATATGGGCACCGAACTGCCCCGAGTGGACCCTCGTCCAGTACGCCACGGCGCGGATCGGCGCGGTCCTGGTCAACATCAACCCGGCCTACCGGACGCATGAGCTCTCGTTCGTGGTCGGTCAGTCCGGGATGCGGGCGATCGTCGCCGTCCCCGAGTTCAAGGGCTCCAGTTTCGCCGAGATGATCGACGCCTCGCGCGGCGAGAATCCCGCGCTGACCGATGTCGTGCTGATCGGCGGCGACTCGTGGGATGCGCTGGTCGACTCCGGGCGCGCACAGGACCGGTCGATGCTCGACGAGATCGGTGCTGGCCTGCAGTCGGGCGACGCGATCAACATCCAGTACACGTCCGGCACGACCGGATTCCCCAAGGGTGCCACGCTCTCGCACCGCAACATCCTCAACAACGGTTGGTTCGTCGGCGAGCTGCTCGACTACACCGAGGTCGACCGGATCTGCATCCCCGTGCCGTTCTACCACTGCTTCGGCATGGTCATGGGCAACCTCGCGGCGACCTCGCACGGTGCCTGCATGGTCATCCCGGCGCCGGCCTTCGACCCGGCCGCGACGCTGCAGGCCGTGGCGGACGAGCGGTGCAGCTCGCTGTACGGCGTACCGACGATGTTCATCGCGATGCTGTCCGAGCCCGGGCTCGACGCCCTGGACCTGTCGGCCCTCCGCACCGGGATCATGGCCGGATCGCCGTGCCCGGTCGAGACCATGAAACAGGTCATCGAGCGGCTCGGGATGACCGAGGTGTCGATCTGCTACGGCATGACCGAGACCTCCCCGGTGTCGATGCAGACCCGCACCGACGACTCGATCGAGCGTCGGGTGTCGACGGTCGGCCGGGTCGGTCCGCACCTCGAGGTCACGATCGTCGATCCCGTCACGGGTGACGTGCTCCCCCGCAACCAGGCCGGGGAGCTGTGCACCCGCGGCTACTCGGTGATGCTGGGCTACTGGGACCAGCCCGACAAGACCGCCGAGGCGATCGATGCCGACGGCTGGATGCACACCGGCGACCTCGGCGTGATGGACGACGACGGCTACGTCAACATCACAGGCCGCATCAAGGACATGGTCATCCGCGGCGGTGAGAACATTTATCCCCGTGAGATCGAGGAGTTTCTGCTGACCCACCCGGACGTTCTCGATGCCCAGGTCATCGGCGTGCCGGACTACAAGTACGGCGAGGAGCTCATGGCGTGGATCCGGATGAAGCCGGAGACCGTTGCGCTCGACTCGGGCACCCTGCGGGAATTCTGTCGCGGCAAGCTCGCGCACTACAAGATCCCGCGCTACGTCCACCTGGTTGACGAGTTCCCCATGACGATCACCGGCAAGGTGCGCAAGGTCGAGATGCGGGAAGCCGCCCACGATCTCCTGATCTGA
- a CDS encoding CsbD family protein — MGLDDKLSNAAEDAKGKAKEAVGGATNDDELERQGKGDQAKSDLKDAGENIKDAFKH; from the coding sequence ATGGGACTCGATGACAAGCTGAGCAACGCTGCCGAAGACGCCAAGGGCAAGGCCAAGGAGGCCGTCGGAGGCGCCACGAACGATGACGAGCTGGAGCGTCAGGGTAAGGGCGACCAGGCCAAGTCCGATCTCAAGGATGCCGGCGAGAACATCAAGGACGCCTTCAAGCACTGA
- a CDS encoding MalY/PatB family protein: MSHMHPLRDLNLADLRRRTSIKWQAVDADVLPLWIAEMDVLPADPIIRAITMAMVDGDTGYPSGSGYAEAYAEFAVDRWGWTGVDVEATALVADVMTGIVEAIGLVSEPGDPVVLNPPVYPPFFGFTEHARREVVEAPLGTDGRLDLDAIEAAFIHAGRDGRPVTYVLCNPHNPTAVVHTAEELAGVAQLVGTYRVRVVVDEIHAPLVPTGFVPYLSVPGASDAFSVVSASKAWNLAGLKAALLVAGPDAAGDLARLPEVVSHGPSHFGAIAHTTAFGEGRPWLDGLHADLADNRTMLADLLATHLPGASWAGAPGTFLAWIDCRSLGLGDDPAQAFLDRGRVAVNSGLPFGTGGVGHVRLNYATTPAILTEALERMGRVIA; the protein is encoded by the coding sequence ATGAGTCACATGCACCCGCTTCGCGACCTGAATCTTGCCGATCTCCGCCGCCGCACCAGCATCAAGTGGCAAGCGGTCGATGCCGACGTCCTGCCGTTGTGGATCGCGGAGATGGACGTCCTTCCGGCCGACCCGATCATCCGAGCCATCACGATGGCCATGGTCGACGGCGACACGGGATATCCGAGTGGGAGTGGATATGCCGAGGCGTACGCAGAGTTCGCGGTCGACCGCTGGGGCTGGACCGGCGTCGACGTCGAGGCCACGGCACTCGTCGCGGACGTCATGACCGGGATCGTCGAGGCGATCGGGCTCGTCTCCGAGCCCGGTGACCCGGTCGTGCTGAACCCGCCGGTCTATCCACCGTTCTTCGGGTTCACCGAGCATGCCCGGCGCGAGGTCGTCGAGGCGCCGCTCGGCACCGATGGTCGTCTCGACCTCGACGCGATCGAGGCCGCGTTCATCCACGCCGGCCGCGATGGGCGTCCCGTGACATACGTGCTGTGCAACCCGCACAACCCGACTGCCGTGGTGCACACAGCCGAGGAGCTGGCGGGGGTCGCGCAGCTCGTCGGGACGTATCGCGTGCGGGTCGTGGTCGACGAGATCCATGCGCCCCTGGTGCCGACGGGATTCGTGCCGTACCTCAGCGTTCCTGGTGCTTCCGACGCGTTCAGCGTCGTGTCGGCCTCGAAGGCGTGGAACCTCGCCGGCCTCAAGGCCGCACTGCTGGTGGCCGGGCCGGACGCGGCGGGCGATCTCGCCAGGCTGCCAGAGGTCGTGTCCCACGGCCCGAGCCACTTCGGCGCGATCGCGCACACGACGGCGTTCGGCGAGGGACGGCCGTGGCTCGACGGGCTTCATGCCGATCTCGCCGACAATCGCACGATGCTGGCCGATCTGCTAGCGACGCACCTGCCCGGTGCGAGCTGGGCCGGGGCACCCGGGACGTTCCTGGCCTGGATCGACTGCCGTTCGCTGGGGCTCGGTGATGATCCTGCCCAGGCGTTCCTCGACCGTGGCCGGGTCGCGGTCAACTCGGGCCTCCCGTTCGGGACCGGTGGCGTCGGGCACGTGCGCCTCAACTATGCGACGACGCCCGCGATCCTGACCGAGGCGCTCGAGCGGATGGGTCGCGTCATCGCCTGA
- a CDS encoding ferredoxin reductase, whose product MTAPLIERSAALRRLRQLGKAMTTPLSPHDYLALINPLWSQRELRGRIDQVVPETERAATLVIRPGWGWSFDHAPGQYIGIGVEMDGRFHWRSYSLSSVPLVEGKTVSITVKAMPEGFLSDHLVNGLAPGTIVRLAAPQGDFIVPDPPPAKMLMLVGGSGITPIMSILRTLERRGTLPDVVLAYSALHEADMMFHDELRELAERTDSLHFVPRFTEDEGMLTADRLVEVSPDWQEREAWACGPGPMLDAFSAHYEAHGLLDHLHVERFTLAKADGTASGGTVTFGVGGPSVEVDGATTLLEAGEKAGVNMLFGCRMGICHTCDAPLASGTVRDLRSGAEHGEPNEYIQTCVSVAAGDCTLTL is encoded by the coding sequence ATGACCGCACCGCTCATCGAGCGCTCGGCGGCCCTGCGCCGACTACGGCAGCTCGGCAAGGCGATGACCACGCCGTTGTCCCCCCACGACTACCTTGCGCTGATCAATCCGCTGTGGTCACAGCGTGAGCTCCGCGGCCGGATCGATCAGGTCGTGCCGGAGACCGAACGCGCCGCAACCCTCGTGATCCGCCCGGGCTGGGGGTGGTCCTTCGACCACGCGCCGGGGCAGTACATCGGCATCGGCGTCGAGATGGACGGGCGCTTCCACTGGCGCTCGTACTCCCTGTCGTCCGTCCCGCTGGTCGAGGGCAAGACCGTCAGCATCACCGTCAAGGCGATGCCCGAGGGCTTCCTGTCCGACCACCTCGTCAACGGCCTGGCGCCGGGGACCATCGTGCGACTGGCCGCGCCGCAGGGTGACTTCATCGTCCCCGACCCGCCACCGGCCAAGATGCTGATGCTGGTCGGTGGCAGCGGCATCACGCCGATCATGTCGATCCTGCGCACGCTTGAGCGACGGGGCACGCTCCCTGACGTCGTGCTCGCGTACTCCGCTCTGCACGAGGCCGACATGATGTTCCACGACGAGCTCCGTGAGCTCGCCGAGCGGACCGACTCGCTGCACTTCGTCCCCCGTTTCACCGAGGACGAGGGGATGCTGACTGCCGACCGGCTCGTCGAGGTGTCCCCCGACTGGCAGGAGCGGGAGGCGTGGGCCTGCGGTCCGGGCCCGATGCTCGACGCCTTCAGCGCGCACTACGAGGCCCACGGCCTGCTCGACCACCTCCACGTCGAGCGCTTCACCCTGGCCAAGGCCGACGGAACGGCATCCGGCGGCACCGTGACGTTCGGTGTCGGCGGGCCCTCGGTCGAGGTCGACGGCGCGACGACGTTGCTCGAGGCCGGCGAGAAGGCCGGCGTCAACATGCTTTTCGGCTGCCGCATGGGCATCTGCCACACGTGCGACGCCCCCCTGGCGTCCGGAACGGTCCGCGACCTGCGCAGCGGCGCGGAGCACGGCGAGCCCAATGAATACATCCAGACCTGTGTCTCAGTCGCCGCCGGCGACTGCACCCTGACCCTCTAG